The following coding sequences are from one Paenibacillus tundrae window:
- the poxB gene encoding ubiquinone-dependent pyruvate dehydrogenase: MKKTIADVLVEALLNAGIKRIYGIVGDSLNAVLDSIRRSGKIEWIHVRHEEVAAFAAGADAEVSGSIAVCAGSSGPGNTHLINGLYDCHRNRVPVLAIAAHIPSDEIGSEYFQATHPEYLFQECSHYCEVITTAKQMPRSLTMAIQTAVARSGVSVVVLPGDVAALEAADLPVPEHVYHPTNPVVHPSEPELIKLAEYLNQDKKITLLCGAGCAGAREPLMELCERLQSPMVIALRGKEYLEYDNPYSVGLTGLIGYSSGYHAMMDCDVLLMLGTDFPYRQFYPEDATVLQVDIQSSHLGRRTKLDFGVCGDVKSTIEALLPYLTKEHADKHLRKSVDRYVKVRKELDELAIGKPGKTPIHPQYLTKIISDAAAENAIFTCDVGTPTVWAARYIEMSRNRRLLGSFNHGTMANALPQAIGAQVANPGRQVISLSGDGGIAMLMGDLLTLKQHNLPINVVVFNNGALSFVELEMKAAGFLESGTELVNPNFAMVAQAMGLEGIRVEDPAELEGAVERALQHDGPVLIDVVVNRQELSLPPKINIKQAEGFTLWMMKAVLNGRGDELIELAKTNLIR, translated from the coding sequence ATGAAGAAAACAATCGCAGACGTTCTTGTCGAAGCTCTATTAAATGCCGGCATCAAGCGGATCTATGGCATTGTTGGTGACTCTCTTAATGCTGTACTGGATTCAATTCGTCGTTCGGGTAAAATTGAATGGATTCATGTTCGGCATGAAGAAGTTGCCGCTTTTGCAGCCGGTGCAGATGCCGAGGTTAGCGGTAGTATTGCTGTGTGTGCAGGTAGTAGTGGCCCGGGAAACACACATCTAATCAATGGTTTATATGATTGTCATCGAAACCGCGTACCTGTACTGGCTATCGCTGCCCATATTCCGAGCGACGAGATCGGGAGTGAATACTTTCAGGCTACTCATCCAGAATATCTTTTCCAAGAGTGTAGTCACTATTGTGAAGTCATTACAACAGCCAAACAGATGCCTCGTTCCTTAACGATGGCCATACAGACGGCAGTGGCTCGTTCGGGTGTTTCGGTCGTGGTGTTACCTGGGGATGTTGCGGCTCTTGAAGCGGCAGATCTTCCTGTCCCTGAACATGTATACCATCCAACTAATCCTGTTGTTCATCCTTCTGAGCCTGAACTTATCAAGCTTGCGGAATACCTGAATCAAGACAAAAAAATCACATTGCTGTGCGGAGCCGGTTGTGCCGGTGCTCGTGAACCTCTAATGGAGTTATGCGAACGTCTCCAATCACCCATGGTCATTGCGCTGCGAGGCAAGGAATACCTTGAATATGATAATCCGTACTCTGTAGGATTAACGGGTCTAATCGGATATTCGTCCGGCTACCATGCGATGATGGATTGTGATGTGTTGTTGATGCTGGGGACAGATTTCCCTTATCGTCAATTTTACCCTGAGGATGCAACGGTATTACAGGTCGACATTCAGTCCTCGCATCTTGGACGGCGTACGAAGCTCGACTTCGGTGTCTGTGGTGATGTGAAATCAACGATTGAAGCCTTGCTGCCATATTTAACAAAAGAACATGCTGACAAACACTTGAGGAAAAGTGTTGATCGTTATGTCAAAGTACGTAAAGAACTGGACGAGCTAGCCATCGGCAAACCAGGTAAAACGCCAATCCATCCCCAATACTTAACGAAAATCATTAGTGATGCTGCTGCTGAGAACGCAATATTCACCTGTGATGTAGGCACACCTACGGTGTGGGCTGCTCGATATATTGAAATGAGCCGTAATCGCAGGCTGCTGGGTTCATTTAACCACGGCACAATGGCTAATGCGCTGCCTCAAGCGATTGGTGCTCAAGTTGCAAATCCAGGTAGACAGGTCATCTCACTATCTGGAGATGGTGGTATTGCAATGCTCATGGGCGATCTATTAACGCTGAAGCAGCATAACCTGCCAATTAATGTGGTTGTATTCAACAACGGCGCACTAAGTTTTGTTGAACTGGAGATGAAGGCTGCTGGTTTTCTAGAATCGGGGACAGAACTTGTGAATCCTAACTTTGCTATGGTCGCTCAGGCTATGGGGTTAGAGGGCATCCGAGTGGAAGACCCAGCGGAGCTTGAGGGAGCAGTCGAGCGTGCACTTCAGCATGATGGACCTGTCCTGATTGACGTTGTCGTTAATCGTCAGGAGCTCTCGTTGCCTCCGAAGATTAATATTAAACAGGCTGAAGGATTCACGTTGTGGATGATGAAAGCTGTACTCAATGGTCGAGGCGATGAGCTGATTGAACTAGCTAAGACTAATTTGATACGGTAA
- a CDS encoding SDR family NAD(P)-dependent oxidoreductase: protein MSHTGKVAIITGAGSGLGQAAALKLAEKGASIVVVDLVEATGQGTVKQIEALGGKAIFVQADVSKAVDVENYVKKTVEEFGRIDMFFNNAGISGPGVKLIEHTIEQFDQIIDINLRSVFYGLKYVITEMLKTGGGAILNTASTAGIVGVQAVAPYAATKHGVVGLTRTAAIEYGKDNIRVNAIAPGTIETPMVVQFGKDNPEVFKATVDSIPSGRLGKPEEIANLVAFLLGDEAPYINGAVYPIDGAVTAQ from the coding sequence ATGAGTCATACAGGAAAAGTAGCCATTATCACTGGAGCAGGAAGTGGATTGGGACAGGCAGCCGCATTGAAGCTCGCTGAGAAGGGCGCATCTATTGTGGTAGTTGATCTAGTTGAAGCAACAGGCCAAGGAACAGTTAAACAGATTGAGGCGTTAGGTGGCAAAGCTATTTTTGTTCAAGCCGATGTTAGTAAGGCAGTAGATGTAGAAAACTACGTGAAGAAGACGGTCGAAGAGTTCGGACGTATTGATATGTTCTTTAACAATGCGGGTATTTCTGGACCAGGTGTCAAATTAATCGAACATACCATTGAGCAATTTGATCAAATTATCGATATTAACTTGAGAAGTGTATTTTACGGGTTGAAATACGTGATTACCGAAATGCTCAAAACAGGCGGAGGTGCAATTCTCAACACTGCCTCTACAGCAGGAATTGTAGGCGTTCAAGCCGTTGCTCCTTATGCAGCAACGAAGCATGGTGTTGTAGGATTAACGCGTACAGCTGCAATCGAATATGGCAAAGATAACATTCGTGTTAATGCTATTGCCCCAGGTACGATTGAAACTCCTATGGTTGTTCAGTTTGGTAAGGATAATCCGGAAGTGTTCAAAGCAACCGTTGATAGCATTCCATCCGGACGTTTAGGTAAACCGGAAGAGATTGCGAACTTGGTTGCGTTCCTGCTTGGTGACGAAGCCCCGTATATTAATGGTGCTGTATATCCAATTGATGGTGCCGTAACTGCACAGTAA
- a CDS encoding ribosomal protein L7/L12, which translates to MEMNTMIFIVFLLFMLISLVRMASLQRQLNELKRDVDRLENGARMPSNASVPLTSSSSQQYASSMSVTASSSTIDTPPSELDQELLSLLQKDQKIKAIKRLREARGLSLKEAKDYVESLDR; encoded by the coding sequence ATGGAAATGAACACAATGATATTTATCGTATTTTTGCTATTTATGTTAATTTCGCTAGTCCGGATGGCAAGCTTACAGCGACAGCTGAATGAATTAAAAAGAGATGTCGATCGTTTGGAGAATGGCGCCCGTATGCCGTCTAATGCTTCGGTTCCTTTAACCTCATCCTCATCCCAGCAGTATGCTTCGTCAATGTCTGTTACCGCTTCGTCTTCGACAATAGACACACCGCCATCTGAATTAGATCAGGAGCTGCTCTCCCTGCTTCAGAAGGATCAGAAAATTAAAGCCATCAAGCGACTTCGTGAAGCTAGAGGGTTATCTCTTAAAGAAGCCAAAGATTATGTTGAATCCTTGGATCGTTAA
- a CDS encoding cytochrome P450 family protein, whose amino-acid sequence MNMNESSQPEFFTREFTQNPYPVYENLRKNNPIYKVMFPSGEFGWIITQYEDAVEILKDSRLSKDVAKRYGSENQSIFVNNMLFSDPPDHRRLRGLVQKAFTPKWIAGMRDHIQTIADNLLDQIESKDQMNLIDDYAFPLPIIVISEILGVPLEDQDKFRMWSNTIIDATSSEHAEMFEQHAQEFIEYLNAWFDKVRKEPGNDLISQLVVAEEAGEKLTENELLGVVALLIIAGHETTVNLIGNGILALLEHPSQRDLLIEQPELIHQAIEEMLRYNGPVEFSTSRWALEDIQFRDQLISQGELVIVALDSANRDEQQFPDADVFDITREKSPHLAFGKGIHLCLGAPLARLEGEIAVMTLLRRFPNIQLQADVDQLEWRPGMIVRGVKEIPLQL is encoded by the coding sequence TTGAATATGAACGAATCTTCCCAGCCAGAGTTTTTCACCAGAGAATTTACACAGAACCCTTACCCCGTATATGAAAATCTTAGAAAGAACAATCCGATCTATAAAGTAATGTTCCCGAGTGGTGAATTCGGCTGGATCATTACGCAATATGAGGATGCCGTTGAGATACTGAAAGATTCACGGTTGAGTAAGGACGTAGCCAAACGATATGGATCTGAGAATCAGAGCATTTTTGTCAATAATATGTTATTCTCCGATCCACCAGATCATCGCCGTTTACGTGGACTTGTGCAGAAAGCGTTCACCCCTAAATGGATTGCAGGAATGAGAGATCATATTCAAACTATTGCAGACAATCTACTGGATCAAATAGAGTCCAAGGATCAAATGAACCTGATTGATGATTATGCTTTTCCGCTACCTATCATCGTGATTAGTGAAATTCTCGGTGTACCCCTAGAAGATCAGGATAAATTCCGGATGTGGTCTAACACGATCATTGATGCAACGAGTTCTGAGCACGCCGAAATGTTTGAACAACATGCCCAAGAGTTTATTGAGTATCTAAATGCTTGGTTTGACAAGGTTCGGAAAGAACCAGGAAATGACCTGATCAGTCAGCTTGTTGTTGCGGAGGAAGCTGGCGAAAAATTAACGGAGAACGAGCTGTTAGGCGTTGTTGCGCTGCTAATTATTGCTGGTCACGAGACAACGGTTAATCTGATTGGCAATGGTATCTTAGCTTTATTAGAACACCCGAGCCAGCGAGATCTTCTCATTGAACAACCCGAGTTAATTCATCAAGCCATTGAAGAGATGCTCCGTTACAACGGACCTGTTGAATTTAGCACTTCGCGCTGGGCGCTGGAAGATATTCAATTCAGAGATCAGCTTATTAGCCAGGGCGAATTGGTTATCGTTGCTTTGGACTCTGCTAATCGGGATGAGCAACAATTTCCAGATGCAGACGTATTCGACATCACTCGTGAGAAAAGTCCACATTTAGCTTTTGGAAAAGGAATTCATCTCTGTCTGGGAGCTCCACTAGCCCGTCTAGAGGGGGAGATCGCTGTGATGACACTCCTACGTCGATTCCCTAATATTCAACTTCAAGCTGACGTGGATCAGCTTGAATGGAGACCTGGGATGATTGTCCGCGGTGTGAAGGAGATTCCGTTACAACTCTAA
- a CDS encoding aldo/keto reductase has translation MSNPQLPLHHHHIPASALVLGCMRFGGEWDGLPITDDLVCEGHRAVEAALEIGINHYDLADIYTRGKAEHVFGRILAESAGLREQIIIQSKCGIRLVGDDDGPQRYDSSGSHILASVDGILQRLGVDYLDILLLHRPDPLAHPQEIAEALAKLHHSGKVRHFGVSNMGSEQIRLLQSYSNVPFIVNQLEMSLDKIGFVEAGVTVNRPQALHNVFPYGTMEFCQSEHIQLQAWGALAQGRFTGRVVDGQRPEIEATAQVVERMAKERGVTSEAIVLAWLMKHPAGIQPIIGSIRPDRIRACKNAVQTELTRYEWYELYSASCGRRM, from the coding sequence ATGTCTAATCCTCAATTACCACTGCATCATCATCATATCCCTGCAAGTGCCCTTGTCCTTGGCTGTATGCGGTTTGGAGGCGAGTGGGATGGACTCCCGATTACCGATGATTTAGTCTGCGAGGGACACCGGGCTGTGGAAGCTGCTCTTGAGATTGGCATTAATCATTATGATCTGGCAGATATTTATACACGAGGCAAGGCGGAGCATGTGTTTGGACGTATATTAGCGGAATCAGCAGGCTTAAGGGAACAGATCATCATTCAATCCAAATGCGGCATACGTCTCGTTGGAGATGATGATGGCCCACAACGTTATGATTCATCCGGTTCTCATATCCTCGCCAGTGTGGATGGTATCCTTCAACGTTTGGGTGTCGATTATTTGGATATTTTACTATTACACCGCCCAGACCCGCTTGCACACCCGCAAGAGATTGCGGAAGCCTTAGCTAAGCTTCATCATTCCGGGAAGGTAAGGCACTTCGGTGTTTCCAACATGGGCTCTGAGCAAATTCGTTTACTGCAGTCCTATAGCAACGTTCCTTTTATCGTGAATCAGCTTGAGATGAGTCTAGATAAAATTGGATTTGTCGAGGCTGGCGTCACCGTGAATCGTCCTCAAGCACTACATAATGTGTTCCCTTACGGAACAATGGAGTTCTGCCAATCGGAGCATATACAGCTCCAAGCTTGGGGTGCCCTTGCTCAAGGACGTTTCACAGGAAGAGTCGTTGATGGTCAACGACCCGAGATCGAAGCTACAGCTCAAGTCGTTGAACGTATGGCGAAGGAACGTGGCGTTACATCTGAGGCTATTGTACTTGCCTGGTTAATGAAACACCCTGCGGGTATTCAGCCTATTATCGGCTCGATCCGCCCAGATCGTATCAGAGCCTGCAAGAATGCGGTCCAGACCGAACTAACGCGCTATGAGTGGTATGAGTTATATTCGGCTTCATGTGGACGGCGAATGTAG
- a CDS encoding ATP-binding protein — MEMLKPPAETLYETELRALREEDTGKRPPHWLLSPVYVRDFIIGRDKPAILNGEEVAITRKFYGNDVLIERAVVTLAGNRGLMLVGEPGTAKTMLSELLSAAISGTSLNTIQGTAGTTEDMIKYSWNYAMLLDKGPSEAALVPSPLYNGMKKGIITRFEEITRCPAEAQDSLISILSDKVMSIPELDGGVLFAQSGFNVIATANIRDKGVNEMSGALKRRFNFETIKPISNVKMEAKIIESQARSLLLHSGIDIDINTDVVELLATTFMELRTGLTREGFKLDTPQATMSTAEAVSVYVQSAMTSYYYEDKDIALDRLVQNMLGTIAKENEKDLSILKSYFSKIVKERAREEGIWKDYYEEKKWIG, encoded by the coding sequence ATGGAGATGCTTAAACCACCCGCCGAGACATTATATGAAACTGAATTACGTGCATTACGAGAAGAAGATACAGGCAAACGTCCCCCGCATTGGTTATTATCTCCTGTGTACGTCAGAGATTTTATTATTGGTAGGGATAAGCCCGCCATATTGAATGGTGAAGAGGTAGCCATCACACGTAAATTTTACGGTAATGACGTACTAATCGAACGAGCAGTCGTCACACTTGCGGGCAACCGAGGATTGATGTTAGTGGGTGAGCCCGGTACAGCGAAGACCATGCTCAGTGAGTTGCTGTCCGCAGCGATTTCAGGAACGAGCTTGAACACCATTCAGGGCACAGCAGGCACTACAGAAGATATGATTAAGTATTCGTGGAATTATGCCATGCTGCTCGATAAAGGTCCTTCAGAAGCTGCTCTTGTACCGTCCCCTCTATATAATGGGATGAAAAAAGGCATTATTACACGTTTTGAAGAGATTACCCGTTGTCCAGCAGAGGCACAAGATAGCTTAATCAGTATTCTCAGTGACAAGGTGATGAGTATCCCCGAGCTGGATGGCGGCGTTTTGTTTGCGCAATCAGGATTCAACGTTATTGCTACCGCCAACATACGGGACAAAGGTGTTAATGAGATGAGCGGTGCATTGAAGCGTCGTTTCAATTTTGAAACGATCAAACCAATCAGCAATGTCAAAATGGAAGCCAAAATAATTGAGTCACAGGCTCGAAGCCTATTATTACATAGTGGTATCGATATTGATATCAATACAGATGTGGTTGAACTGTTAGCCACAACCTTTATGGAGCTTCGTACAGGATTAACGCGGGAAGGATTCAAGCTCGATACACCACAAGCGACAATGAGTACGGCTGAGGCTGTATCGGTCTATGTTCAGAGTGCGATGACATCCTATTATTACGAAGACAAAGATATCGCATTAGATCGGCTTGTTCAAAACATGCTTGGAACGATTGCTAAAGAAAATGAAAAAGATCTTTCGATTCTCAAATCCTATTTCTCTAAAATTGTGAAGGAACGAGCTAGGGAAGAAGGAATCTGGAAGGATTATTATGAGGAGAAAAAATGGATCGGTTAG
- a CDS encoding DUF5682 family protein gives MDRLEEARQAELEHVETLFDSQVYNLNNDTIYFPIRHHSPACSYHLLRLIEEYKPDTILIEGPESGNPYLDVLSDEATIPPISLYYTYETDQTREACYYPMLRYSPEYVALKEASRLGIPAQFIDLDYHHFSKPKEQEQQHVSVQDERLLAGSDFIQRLCHKTNCRSFDELWEKVFEIAGLEKTTQAFVQEVFTYCTLSRMCYTDEQLHRTGDLARETHMRQRIQEAKQAFDRVLVITGGFHTYGLVMPDSSSTSSENTNLSHPSQEPELEPVRKQMYPMVYTFAEADRLNGYASGMPYVNYYEQIWNHIQRHNQSPYHATAVEVLSKLTRKLRESHEYVSTSDAIEAYSMIQGLASLRGKREGGVYELMDGALSAFVKGELTLATDKPIQELQHVLTGDVIGTVAPNRYSIPIVEDFKKRCDGAKLQLRTTGQHKKVLDLYAKPEHRKLSQLFECTTYLVPDFAKRQAGPDWIAQRDMNLVRETWVYAYSSRVEARLIENSLYGGTIQEAATRKMEEAMNSIPDHHSGELAKAMLQAMLMGLQGTSKQLVERVRSALRTDGNFLSLCASLRILHRIHQHRRLLGLFEDEQLPDMVLEAYNNAVDKLLHLSRTNADEHEAIIQGLKLLAMLAESSEERYLDDTFRIHLNELLTDHQLPAQLEGVCIAISSGLGDRPRQEIAERARGYIHGAPEQMRQTALYLKGVFAVARDAFLYEDELLYELNLLIEQLPLDEFMSMVPELRLAFTYFTPMETGLIADRVASLHQVQSEELGRAPVDEQLLQAARSWDEAMRKEFDAWKLT, from the coding sequence ATGGATCGGTTAGAAGAAGCTCGGCAAGCAGAGCTTGAACATGTCGAGACGTTATTTGATTCTCAGGTGTACAACCTGAACAATGACACAATCTATTTCCCTATCCGCCATCATAGTCCAGCGTGTTCTTATCATTTGCTACGGTTAATAGAGGAGTACAAGCCAGATACCATCCTCATTGAAGGACCGGAGAGTGGTAATCCTTATCTGGATGTATTAAGTGATGAAGCTACCATTCCACCCATCAGCTTGTATTACACCTATGAGACGGATCAAACGAGAGAAGCCTGTTATTATCCCATGCTGCGATATTCACCCGAATATGTAGCTCTGAAAGAGGCCTCACGGCTTGGCATACCAGCTCAATTCATTGATCTGGATTATCATCATTTCTCGAAGCCGAAAGAGCAAGAGCAACAACACGTATCCGTTCAGGATGAGAGATTGCTCGCAGGATCTGACTTTATTCAACGGTTGTGCCACAAAACGAATTGCCGCAGCTTCGATGAGTTGTGGGAAAAAGTATTCGAGATTGCAGGACTTGAGAAGACCACGCAAGCATTTGTGCAGGAGGTATTTACCTATTGCACTTTATCTCGTATGTGTTATACAGACGAGCAACTGCATCGTACAGGGGATCTCGCAAGAGAGACCCATATGAGACAACGTATACAAGAAGCTAAGCAGGCATTTGACCGCGTACTGGTGATTACAGGAGGATTCCATACCTATGGGCTTGTTATGCCAGATTCGAGTTCAACAAGCTCCGAAAACACTAATTTATCGCATCCTTCTCAAGAGCCGGAGCTAGAACCCGTGCGGAAGCAAATGTATCCGATGGTGTACACATTCGCTGAAGCAGATCGATTAAATGGATATGCAAGCGGGATGCCTTATGTCAATTATTACGAACAGATCTGGAATCACATCCAACGTCATAACCAGTCACCCTATCATGCAACCGCTGTGGAGGTTCTATCTAAACTTACACGCAAGCTACGTGAGAGTCATGAGTATGTTTCTACAAGCGATGCGATTGAAGCTTATAGCATGATTCAGGGACTCGCCTCACTGCGTGGCAAGAGAGAAGGCGGAGTTTACGAGTTAATGGATGGTGCGTTATCCGCCTTTGTAAAGGGTGAGCTTACACTAGCTACAGATAAACCAATACAAGAGCTTCAGCATGTATTGACCGGGGATGTTATCGGTACAGTCGCACCAAACCGTTATAGTATTCCAATTGTTGAAGACTTCAAGAAGCGCTGCGATGGGGCCAAGCTTCAGCTGCGAACGACAGGCCAACACAAGAAAGTGTTAGACCTGTATGCGAAGCCTGAACATCGCAAGCTCAGTCAACTATTTGAATGTACGACGTATCTTGTTCCGGACTTTGCCAAACGTCAGGCAGGGCCGGATTGGATTGCACAGCGTGATATGAATTTAGTTCGGGAGACGTGGGTGTATGCATATTCCTCCAGAGTTGAAGCACGCTTGATCGAAAACTCGCTATATGGTGGAACGATTCAGGAAGCAGCAACACGGAAGATGGAAGAAGCGATGAACAGCATCCCAGATCATCATAGTGGAGAGCTTGCCAAGGCGATGCTGCAAGCCATGCTGATGGGACTACAAGGCACCTCGAAACAATTGGTTGAGAGGGTTCGAAGTGCGCTGAGAACGGATGGTAACTTCCTATCCTTGTGTGCCAGTCTTCGAATACTACACCGCATTCATCAGCATCGCAGACTTCTTGGTCTATTTGAAGATGAGCAATTGCCCGATATGGTGCTCGAAGCATATAACAACGCTGTGGACAAGCTGCTGCATCTCTCTAGAACGAACGCTGATGAGCATGAAGCAATCATTCAAGGATTGAAGCTGCTCGCTATGCTAGCAGAATCCTCGGAGGAACGCTATCTAGATGACACATTCAGAATACATCTGAATGAACTATTAACGGATCATCAGCTTCCTGCTCAATTGGAAGGCGTATGTATTGCCATTTCTTCAGGACTTGGTGATCGCCCAAGACAGGAGATCGCAGAACGAGCGCGTGGATACATCCATGGGGCTCCAGAGCAGATGCGCCAGACTGCACTATATTTGAAAGGTGTATTTGCCGTAGCTCGTGATGCTTTTTTATATGAAGACGAACTGCTGTATGAACTTAATCTTCTTATTGAGCAGCTCCCATTAGATGAATTTATGAGTATGGTACCTGAACTGAGGCTGGCGTTCACCTATTTCACGCCCATGGAGACGGGTCTCATCGCTGACAGAGTCGCAAGTCTGCACCAGGTTCAATCCGAGGAATTAGGACGAGCTCCTGTAGATGAACAGCTACTCCAAGCAGCTAGATCATGGGATGAAGCAATGCGAAAGGAGTTTGACGCATGGAAGCTGACCTGA
- a CDS encoding VWA domain-containing protein → MEADLNNEVPTSDQLDSVNDESKEIRNTAETINRWRLILGDSAEVGLSNNAAFDSENFQYQEVDEILGYLYNREYGEEQGYRKTGGQGASDLTVPKWLHKVRELFPKTTVEILEKQALDRYGLTELLTDKKLLESLEPNMNLLKNIMQFKGRMKGDVLRSAKEIVRTVVEELRSKLESQTRASILGKRSRYTSSSVRSLRNLNFKRTITRNLRNYDKNKRRFVIDRLYFDGSIQNHNKWDIIIGVDESGSMMDSVIYSSVMASIFYRLNALRTKLFIFDTQVVDLSNRLEDPVDVLMNVQLGGGTHIAKALRYGETLIDNPGKTIYILVSDLEEGFHINHMYQACKDIIDAGCKLLVLTALDFNGDSVYNKHAAQTLTNMGAHVAAITPNELADWIGEIIT, encoded by the coding sequence ATGGAAGCTGACCTGAATAACGAGGTACCGACAAGTGATCAACTAGATAGCGTCAACGACGAATCTAAGGAGATACGGAACACAGCCGAGACCATCAATCGTTGGCGACTCATTCTCGGTGATTCAGCAGAGGTCGGATTGTCTAACAACGCAGCATTTGATTCCGAGAATTTTCAATATCAAGAAGTTGATGAGATTCTAGGTTATTTATATAACCGTGAGTACGGCGAGGAACAGGGCTACCGCAAAACAGGTGGACAAGGCGCTTCGGATCTGACGGTGCCTAAATGGCTTCATAAAGTTCGAGAGCTCTTTCCTAAAACAACGGTGGAGATTTTGGAAAAGCAGGCGCTTGACCGTTATGGCTTAACAGAGCTATTAACCGACAAGAAGCTGTTAGAATCCCTTGAACCAAATATGAATCTGCTCAAGAACATTATGCAGTTTAAAGGTCGTATGAAGGGCGATGTACTCCGTAGTGCCAAAGAGATCGTGCGCACCGTGGTTGAGGAGCTTCGCAGTAAGTTAGAGTCTCAGACCCGAGCCAGTATCCTCGGAAAACGCAGTCGTTACACATCTAGCTCGGTACGCTCTTTGCGTAATCTGAACTTCAAACGAACCATCACCCGAAATTTGAGAAATTATGATAAGAATAAACGAAGATTTGTGATAGATCGTCTCTACTTTGACGGTTCGATACAGAACCATAACAAGTGGGACATTATCATTGGTGTCGATGAGAGTGGAAGTATGATGGACTCCGTGATCTATAGCTCGGTTATGGCTAGTATTTTCTATCGTCTGAATGCACTTCGTACGAAATTATTTATATTTGATACCCAGGTCGTTGATCTGAGTAACCGGCTGGAAGACCCCGTGGACGTTCTCATGAATGTACAGCTCGGTGGGGGAACACATATCGCCAAAGCGTTAAGGTACGGTGAGACGTTAATCGATAACCCTGGCAAAACGATCTATATTCTCGTCAGCGACCTGGAAGAAGGATTCCACATCAATCACATGTATCAAGCGTGTAAAGATATTATTGATGCGGGCTGCAAATTACTCGTGCTCACCGCCCTCGATTTCAATGGAGATTCGGTCTACAACAAACATGCTGCGCAGACACTCACGAATATGGGTGCGCATGTTGCAGCCATCACCCCGAATGAACTTGCAGATTGGATTGGTGAGATTATCACGTAA